The Leptidea sinapis chromosome 33, ilLepSina1.1, whole genome shotgun sequence genome includes the window TAACGTTACTGAATACGTCGATTGTGTACGCAGCTAAAATATTTGCTCCACCCCATTGGCTCAAGGTATAAATGTGTACCATTATAAATATCGGCTTATAAAACTCTTTCTTTTGTATTGTCGTAGTAAAGTATACTAAGTTATTTCTTAATCTTTTCGAAAATGATTCAGATATATTAACTGCTGCTCTCGACTCTTTAGTAATCATACTTGATTCGATCATTCTTTTCAATTCTTCATCTTCATTATCGCCTCTTAACCATCTGAAGACTTTTTCGCTTTCCTCATATCTTCCTTGGTCAGACAACCAACTTGGTGTTTCTGGAGAGTATAATACAATAAGTAGATCAAAAAACATTAAGCAAGCGCAAACTAATCCAGCAACTTGCCAATGTAAACAAGATCCTAGTGTGTGTACAAATAGAACGCCAATTGAGACTGATAAAGATATTGTCGCCAGAAATGCTCCTCGATTTTGTGGACTTGTATATTCTCCTATTAATACTGGACCAAGAGATGCAGTCATACCCATTGCTGATCCTTGCAAAAATCTAGCAACCAAAAGGGCTGTGATGTTGGTAGCAGTGACAATACAAAACCAGCCAACAATCATTGTAACAATACTAACAATATTGGCAGTTCGTCTTCCGTATTTAGCCATAATAGTAGGCACGATAAAGTTACCTGCTACTAAAGCAAACCCTAAGATGGCGgctgaaacaaaaacaaataccTAGATTAAAATCTTTTATCGATAATCTTATCTTCCAAATATTACGTTAAATTCAGCCTTGGGGTGATATGATCTAACATGATTTGAGTCGTGAGATTGAATTATCTGCATTATTGTAACACTTGGTTGCTAGTTTACAAAAAATTCGTTAAAAGACGATAGTGAGATGTTTTTCAGTTTTCTTCAGAAACACTTACACAACCTGCAAACcatactaattaaaatattacatcacATCAATACCTAAGTCTTTATTTAACTGTACTgctgtttttttaatagaatttattttctattaaaaaaatcgCCGTATTATTATGGCGATTCTTTTTCACTATGAAATTCTTATTTCACAGCATTGCTGCACATGTCCCTCAATATCGTATGTAGCCCTTTAATTTGCTGATCTATTTATAGGCGACAGTCGTTGCGCAATGAATTGTCACTTATGACATTCCAATTACCTTGTATTATTTAGATTAGAATAAACTATTCGAAAGCAGCGACTGCAACAAACTCCTTACCTATCCATGATGCGCTGCCATCATTAATGGGGATAATGGAATCTGGCAGGCGTAGTTGTGGTATCAGGATAGCTGCGTATCCATTCGTCATACCATGGGCACCCACGTTAAGTGACACGCCCAAAGTCACGAAgcactgtaaaataataaaaatataatttgaaaaaaagtaatatcgattaataaaatttacctaTTAAACCTTCCATTGTCTGCTATTTATCCGCTAACTCCCACTAAACTAATAagtcattaacggccgttcccaatattcagtctatctcttacttgagataaaaatcgtaactatcgttgacttttctgtcccaataaacttatcgacggtaactcaccttattaactcttaagatttttatctcaagtaagagatagactgaatattgggaacggccgtaaatcaaaTTGCTGCTGCCCTTAATGACTGCGTGATAAATATTTAACGCGGCTTCCGTTGCATTTTTTgctttttgtttgttataaaattttcaaatgtttattgtttaatttcatttttacacGAGAGGAACTTATTTTGACCGAAagaaaatcaaatgaaaattacaagaaaattgtatttaaaggcttatagttttatattatgtgaaaAGACTTTTGCCCACAATTTTTAAGCAACTAAGtggaaaatatacaatattttccaCCAACGAAAAGTTACAACTTGAATTATCGTTACCGATTAAATAATTTCTgttaggtaataataatataggcaTTTCTATGTGACTAATAGTGTAGTACAATTTTAGGTGAGTAAATGATTTACTCTTGTTAATTTTTAACACGACTAATTACATTaacgtttatttattattaattacatttttatagcTAAGTCAGCACGATGGAAAGATGTCAACTAATTATTGGCAAAATTTGAAGATGACCTGAAGCCATTTGATGGAAATGATGACGAGTTGGGGATACCTTAATACTCTGTTGAACAAGGTGATATTAAAACTAGCAGTtttgaattttaacaaaaaaaagttcCAGGATACCTATCTCACTAGTTATATCACGAAGCTCAAGGAGGTGGAAAGACAATTATATTCGAGATGGAAAGGCTTTATGTCTGATGAGCATACTCTCgtgtacaaaatttaattggACTGAAGAGAAATAAGCCTACGTATAATTCATTGTGAGTGTAGGACTTGTTTGTGAATTACAAATGGTTGCAGACTATTCCGCCATAgatgtagagaacgatttgatggaTGTTCAAACGAAACTTGTGTTTATTGATACGGACGCAAATGTCCATGGTGACTTTGGTTTGACTTATGGTAACGTGCCATCGATTGGATAGCACGCAGCCCGAACCTCAATCCGGTGTTTCCGgcatgatacgacatgggtatcttcactAAAGTGCGTTTATCTTTTTTGAACGCCCctcaaagctcctgtgattcctctggtgttgcaagtgtaTGTGGGGGTCTGTGATCACTCAACtctaggtgacccgtaagctgtttgccctccttttccataaaaaaatgatttcttACTTCTTAGTTATGCGTGTTTGAATGCGTGTTGCTCTATTCTAACTATTTTCTCTCTATTCTATCTTTATTACCGAGTTATGTACAAGTACGGAAACTGCGCCTGAATGAAATGACGAAAGACATAGACAATTTCAAAGAAGAGATATTACTTAAAGAGCAAAGATTAAAGGATTTATGTAACAGATCAACAAACTTAAAGAATGTGGTTGTCCGATTGAAGTCAGATAATTTTGGAAGAAGGCTGAAAGTACCGCTAACTGCAGAAGATCTTTTAAAAGAagcttaaatttaaaatcaatagtAACTATCTGTTTTGAAAGTATAATAGTTTATctgtgataaaaaatatttaagcctacatacatattacattgtaatttataatagtATGTGATAAAGTAAATGTCAATTACAGTGACCTTCTTCTCACCAGCGTGGTggtaagttttctttttttttgagtcTTAT containing:
- the LOC126974778 gene encoding facilitated trehalose transporter Tret1-2 homolog; its protein translation is MGKSWITPFKKQCFVTLGVSLNVGAHGMTNGYAAILIPQLRLPDSIIPINDGSASWIAAILGFALVAGNFIVPTIMAKYGRRTANIVSIVTMIVGWFCIVTATNITALLVARFLQGSAMGMTASLGPVLIGEYTSPQNRGAFLATISLSVSIGVLFVHTLGSCLHWQVAGLVCACLMFFDLLIVLYSPETPSWLSDQGRYEESEKVFRWLRGDNEDEELKRMIESSMITKESRAAVNISESFSKRLRNNLVYFTTTIQKKEFYKPIFIMVHIYTLSQWGGANILAAYTIDVFSNVIGNKFDIYLMVITLGTQRIISNAMAVYIIKKVKRRTMLLATVGINITACLTLAAYTYLKAHNMLPFDLPIIGVLLIHIHMFTIATGTVPLPFIIAGEVFPLEYRSLAGSISIFFLSANFFINVKTFPYFLQTISIYGAYLVYTAIVGYCLLIAYFFLPETKDRTLQEIEDEFRGRPLSPEELKSTQSLTANSYNQDRRCSAPAI